From Klebsiella electrica, the proteins below share one genomic window:
- the parC gene encoding DNA topoisomerase IV subunit A, whose product MSDMAERLALHEFTENAYLNYSMYVIMDRALPFIGDGLKPVQRRIVYAMSELGLNASAKFKKSARTVGDVLGKYHPHGDSACYEAMVLMAQPFSYRYPLVDGQGNWGAPDDPKSFAAMRYTESRLSKYAELLLGELGQGTVDWVPNFDGTMQEPKMLPARLPNILLNGTTGIAVGMATDIPPHNLREVAQAAITLIEKPQTSLDELLDIVHGPDYPTEAEIITPRAEIRKIYQNGRGSVRMRAVWKKEDGAVVITALPHQVSGARVLEQIAAQMRNKKLPMVDDLRDESDHENPTRLVIVPRSNRVDMEQVMNHLFATTDLEKSYRINLNMIGLDNRPAVKNLLEILAEWLTFRRDTVRRRLNYRLEKVLKRLHILEGLLVAFLNIDEVIEIIRHEDEPKPALMSRFGISETQAEAILELKLRHLARLEEMKIRGEQSDLEKERDRLQAILASERKMNNLLKKELQADAETFGDDRRSPLREREEAKAMSEHDMLPSEPVTIVLSQMGWVRSAKGHDIDAQGLSYKAGDSWKASSKGKSNQPVVFIDTTGRSYAIDPITLPSARGQGEPITSKLTLPPGASVEHMLMESDDRKLLMASDAGYGFVCIFNDLVARNRAGKALITLPDNARVMTPLVIEDDADMLLAITSAGRMLMFPVSDLPQLSKGKGNKIINIPSAEAASGQDGLAHLFVLPPQSTLTIHVGKRKIKLRPEELQKVTGESGRRGSLMRGLQKIDRVEIDSPRRASSADDSEE is encoded by the coding sequence ATGAGCGATATGGCAGAGCGCCTTGCGCTGCATGAATTTACGGAAAATGCTTACCTGAACTATTCCATGTACGTCATCATGGACAGGGCGTTGCCGTTTATTGGCGATGGTCTGAAGCCGGTCCAGCGTCGCATCGTTTACGCGATGTCTGAGCTGGGGCTGAACGCCAGCGCGAAGTTCAAAAAGTCCGCCCGCACCGTGGGTGATGTGCTGGGTAAATACCACCCGCACGGCGATAGCGCCTGCTATGAAGCGATGGTGCTGATGGCGCAGCCCTTCTCCTACCGCTACCCGCTGGTGGATGGGCAGGGGAACTGGGGGGCGCCGGACGATCCTAAATCCTTCGCCGCGATGCGTTATACCGAATCCCGTTTGTCAAAGTATGCGGAACTGCTGCTGGGCGAACTGGGACAGGGAACCGTCGACTGGGTGCCGAACTTCGACGGGACGATGCAGGAGCCGAAAATGCTGCCTGCGCGTCTGCCGAACATCCTGCTGAACGGCACTACCGGCATCGCCGTCGGTATGGCAACCGATATTCCTCCGCACAACCTGCGTGAAGTGGCGCAGGCGGCGATTACCCTGATCGAAAAACCGCAGACCTCGCTCGACGAGCTGCTGGATATCGTTCACGGGCCAGACTACCCGACCGAAGCCGAAATCATTACTCCGCGCGCGGAGATCCGCAAAATCTACCAGAACGGTCGCGGTTCGGTGCGGATGCGTGCGGTATGGAAAAAAGAGGATGGCGCGGTAGTGATTACGGCGTTGCCGCATCAGGTTTCCGGCGCCCGTGTGCTGGAGCAAATCGCCGCTCAGATGCGCAACAAAAAGCTGCCGATGGTTGACGATCTGCGCGATGAGTCGGACCACGAAAACCCGACGCGCCTGGTGATCGTCCCGCGTTCGAATCGCGTGGATATGGAACAGGTGATGAATCATCTGTTCGCGACCACCGATCTTGAAAAAAGCTATCGCATCAACCTGAACATGATCGGCCTCGACAACCGTCCGGCGGTGAAAAACCTGCTGGAGATCCTCGCGGAGTGGCTGACCTTCCGCCGCGATACCGTGCGTCGCCGTCTGAACTACCGCCTGGAGAAAGTGCTCAAGCGCCTGCACATTCTCGAAGGTTTGCTGGTCGCGTTCCTTAATATCGATGAAGTGATTGAAATTATCCGCCACGAGGATGAGCCGAAGCCGGCCCTGATGTCGCGTTTTGGCATCAGCGAAACCCAGGCGGAAGCGATCCTTGAGCTGAAACTGCGCCACCTCGCCCGACTGGAAGAGATGAAGATCCGCGGCGAGCAGAGCGATCTGGAAAAAGAGCGCGATCGGCTGCAGGCGATTCTGGCCTCTGAACGGAAGATGAACAACCTGCTGAAGAAAGAGCTGCAGGCCGACGCCGAGACCTTTGGCGACGATCGTCGTTCACCGCTGCGCGAGCGCGAAGAAGCAAAAGCGATGAGCGAGCACGACATGCTGCCGTCTGAGCCGGTGACCATCGTGCTGTCGCAAATGGGCTGGGTGCGGAGCGCCAAAGGCCACGATATTGACGCGCAGGGTCTGAGCTATAAAGCGGGCGATAGCTGGAAAGCGTCGTCGAAAGGCAAGAGCAACCAGCCGGTGGTGTTTATTGATACCACCGGGCGTAGCTATGCCATCGATCCGATCACGCTGCCGTCGGCACGCGGTCAGGGCGAGCCGATTACCAGCAAACTGACGCTACCACCGGGCGCCAGCGTTGAACATATGCTGATGGAAAGCGACGATCGCAAGCTGCTGATGGCCTCCGACGCTGGCTACGGTTTCGTCTGTATCTTTAACGATCTGGTGGCGCGCAACCGCGCGGGCAAGGCGCTGATTACGTTGCCGGATAACGCGCGCGTCATGACGCCGCTGGTGATCGAAGATGATGCTGACATGCTGCTGGCGATCACCTCTGCCGGGCGCATGCTGATGTTCCCGGTCAGCGACTTACCGCAGCTGTCAAAAGGTAAGGGGAATAAGATTATCAATATTCCGTCGGCGGAAGCGGCTTCCGGTCAGGATGGCCTGGCGCACTTGTTCGTGCTGCCGCCGCAGAGCACGCTGACTATCCACGTCGGGAAGCGCAAGATTAAACTGCGTCCGGAAGAGCTGCAAAAAGTCACCGGCGAAAGCGGTCGTCGCGGCTCGCTGATGCGCGGACTGCAGAAAATCGATCGTGTGGAAATCGATTCGCCGCGTCGGGCCTCGTCGGCGGACGATAGCGAAGAGTAA
- the plsC gene encoding 1-acylglycerol-3-phosphate O-acyltransferase: MLFIFRLIVVVIYCIFVCIFGCIYCLFSPRNPKHVATFGHLFGRLSPLFGLKVETRKPADAQSYGNAIYIANHQNNYDMVTASNIVQPPTVTVGKKSLVWIPFFGLLYWLTGNLLIDRNNRAKAHGTISQVVDTFKKRKISFWMFPEGTRSRGRGLLPFKTGAFHAAIAAGVPIIPVCVSNTSNKINLNRLNNGLVIVEMLPPVDTSQFGKEGVRALATHCRELMAAKIEELDREVAEREAAAKK; this comes from the coding sequence ATGCTATTTATTTTTCGACTAATTGTTGTTGTTATTTACTGTATCTTCGTGTGTATATTTGGCTGTATTTACTGCTTGTTCAGCCCGCGTAATCCTAAACACGTTGCCACCTTCGGGCATCTGTTTGGCCGACTCTCTCCGCTGTTCGGCCTGAAGGTAGAAACGCGTAAGCCCGCTGATGCACAGAGCTACGGTAATGCTATCTACATCGCTAACCATCAGAACAACTATGATATGGTGACGGCGTCAAACATCGTACAGCCGCCGACCGTGACCGTGGGTAAAAAGAGCCTGGTGTGGATCCCGTTCTTTGGCCTGCTCTACTGGTTGACGGGGAACCTGCTGATTGACCGTAATAACCGGGCGAAAGCGCATGGCACTATCTCGCAGGTGGTTGATACGTTTAAAAAACGCAAAATCTCTTTCTGGATGTTCCCGGAAGGTACGCGTAGCCGCGGTCGCGGTTTGCTGCCCTTTAAAACCGGCGCTTTCCACGCGGCTATTGCCGCAGGCGTGCCGATTATTCCGGTATGCGTTTCCAATACATCGAATAAAATTAACCTCAATCGCCTGAACAATGGTCTGGTGATTGTCGAAATGCTGCCGCCGGTCGATACCAGCCAGTTTGGTAAAGAGGGCGTACGTGCGCTGGCAACGCACTGCCGCGAGCTGATGGCGGCGAAGATTGAAGAGCTGGATCGCGAAGTTGCTGAGCGCGAAGCGGCGGCAAAGAAATAA
- the ftsP gene encoding cell division protein FtsP, giving the protein MSLSRRQFIQASGVALCAGAVPLNAHAAGQQPALPVPPLLESRRGQPLFLTLQRAHWSFTPGTRASVWGVNGRYLGPTIRVWNGDDVKLIYSNRLTENVAMTIRGLQVPGPLIGGAARMMSPNADWAPVLPIRQSAATLWYQANTPNHMAKQVYNGLAGMWLVEDEVSKNLPIPNHYGVDDFPVIIQDKRLDNFGTPEYSEPGSGGFVGDTLLVNGVQSPYVEVSRGWVRLRLLNASNSRRYQLQMSDGRLIHVISGDQGFLSAPVSLKQLSLAPGERREILVNMTNGDEVSITCGEAASIVDRIRGFFEPSSILISTLLLTLRPTGLLPLVTDSLPVRLLPTEFLPGTPLRSRDISLGDDPGINGNLWDPQRIDITAQQGTWERWTVRADRPQSFHIEGVMFQVRNVNGSAPFPEDRGWKDTVWVDGQVELLVYYAQPSWPHFPFQFLSQTLELADRGSIGQMLVNPAP; this is encoded by the coding sequence ATGTCACTCAGTCGGCGTCAGTTTATCCAGGCTTCAGGCGTAGCGCTGTGCGCGGGAGCCGTGCCGCTGAACGCACATGCCGCCGGCCAGCAGCCAGCCTTGCCGGTTCCGCCGTTGCTGGAATCCCGCCGCGGTCAGCCGCTGTTTTTAACTCTGCAGCGGGCGCACTGGTCATTTACCCCGGGAACGCGCGCCTCGGTATGGGGCGTGAACGGCCGCTACCTCGGGCCGACGATCCGCGTGTGGAATGGCGATGATGTTAAGCTCATTTACAGCAACCGACTGACGGAAAACGTCGCCATGACCATCCGGGGCCTGCAGGTTCCCGGTCCGCTGATTGGCGGCGCGGCGCGAATGATGTCGCCGAACGCCGACTGGGCGCCGGTGCTGCCGATTCGCCAGAGTGCCGCCACGCTGTGGTATCAGGCCAACACGCCAAACCATATGGCGAAACAGGTCTATAACGGCCTCGCCGGCATGTGGCTGGTGGAGGATGAGGTCAGTAAGAACCTGCCAATCCCTAATCATTACGGCGTGGATGACTTCCCGGTGATTATTCAGGACAAGCGACTGGATAATTTCGGTACCCCGGAATACAGCGAACCCGGCAGCGGCGGTTTTGTCGGCGATACGCTGTTGGTGAACGGCGTGCAGAGCCCGTATGTCGAAGTGTCGCGCGGCTGGGTGCGCCTGCGCCTGCTGAACGCCTCTAACTCCCGTCGCTATCAGCTGCAGATGAGCGATGGCCGGCTGATACATGTTATCTCCGGCGACCAGGGCTTTTTATCCGCCCCGGTTTCGCTGAAACAGCTGTCGCTGGCTCCCGGCGAGCGGCGAGAAATTCTGGTGAATATGACCAACGGCGATGAGGTGTCGATTACCTGCGGCGAAGCGGCAAGCATCGTTGACCGTATCCGTGGCTTCTTCGAACCGTCGAGCATTCTGATTTCTACGCTGCTATTAACGTTGCGTCCGACGGGCCTGCTGCCGCTGGTCACCGATAGTCTGCCGGTACGTCTGCTGCCGACGGAGTTCCTGCCCGGCACGCCGCTTCGCTCGCGGGATATCTCCCTCGGCGACGATCCGGGGATTAACGGCAATCTGTGGGATCCGCAGCGCATTGATATCACCGCCCAGCAGGGCACCTGGGAGCGCTGGACGGTGCGCGCCGATCGGCCGCAGTCGTTCCATATAGAAGGCGTGATGTTCCAGGTACGTAACGTGAACGGGTCCGCACCGTTCCCGGAGGACCGCGGCTGGAAAGATACCGTCTGGGTCGACGGACAGGTGGAGCTGCTGGTGTACTACGCGCAGCCTTCCTGGCCGCACTTCCCGTTCCAGTTCCTGAGCCAGACGCTGGAGCTGGCCGACCGTGGCTCAATTGGCCAGATGCTGGTTAACCCGGCACCGTAA
- the dkgA gene encoding 2,5-didehydrogluconate reductase DkgA, protein MTHPTVIKLHDGNLMPQLGLGVWKAGNEEVVSAIHKALEVGYRSFDTAAAYQNETGVGNALRSADIPRDQLFITTKLWNDDQKRPREALQESLRKLQLDYVDLYLMHWPVPAIDHYVDAWKGMVELQKEGLVKSIGVCNFQVHHLQRLLDETGIVPVINQVELHPLLQQRQLHAWNATHKIQTESWSPLAQGGEGVFDRKIIHHLADKYAKTPAQIVIRWHLDNGLVVIPKSVTPARIAENFNVWDFRLDKDELGEMAKLDQNKRLGPDPDQFGG, encoded by the coding sequence ATGACACATCCAACCGTTATAAAACTGCACGACGGCAACCTGATGCCACAACTGGGTCTCGGCGTGTGGAAAGCAGGCAACGAGGAAGTCGTCTCCGCCATTCATAAGGCGCTGGAAGTCGGTTATCGCTCTTTTGACACCGCCGCCGCCTACCAAAATGAGACCGGTGTCGGCAATGCGTTACGCAGCGCAGACATCCCCCGCGATCAGCTGTTTATTACCACGAAACTGTGGAACGACGACCAAAAACGTCCTCGTGAGGCGCTACAAGAGAGCCTGCGTAAACTGCAGCTCGATTACGTCGATCTCTATCTTATGCACTGGCCGGTTCCGGCGATTGATCACTATGTTGACGCCTGGAAAGGCATGGTTGAGCTGCAAAAAGAGGGGCTGGTCAAAAGCATCGGCGTCTGTAACTTCCAGGTGCATCATCTCCAGCGACTGCTGGATGAAACCGGCATCGTGCCGGTGATAAACCAGGTAGAGCTTCATCCTTTACTCCAGCAACGTCAGCTTCATGCCTGGAACGCTACGCATAAAATTCAGACGGAATCCTGGAGCCCGCTGGCGCAGGGGGGAGAAGGCGTTTTCGACCGGAAAATTATTCATCACCTGGCGGATAAATACGCTAAAACCCCCGCGCAGATTGTTATCCGCTGGCACCTGGACAACGGGCTGGTGGTGATTCCGAAATCCGTGACGCCGGCCCGTATTGCGGAGAACTTCAACGTCTGGGATTTCCGTCTCGATAAAGACGAACTGGGTGAGATGGCGAAACTGGACCAGAACAAACGTCTGGGACCGGATCCGGATCAGTTCGGCGGATAA
- the yqhD gene encoding alcohol dehydrogenase: MNNFDLHTPTRILFGKGAIDNLRAQIPADARILVTYGGGSVKKTGVLDQVLNALNGFDVLEFGGIEPNPSYETLMKAVKIAREQNVTFLLAVGGGSVLDGTKFIAAAAHYDENVDPWEILETYGSHVTSAIPMGSVLTLPATGSESNKGAVVSRKTTGDKRAFMSSHVQPVFAILDPVYTYTLPPRQVANGVVDAFVHTVEQYVTYPVDGKIQDRFAEGILLTLIEEGPKALKEPENYDVRANIMWAATQALNGLIGAGVPQDWATHMLGHELTAMHGLDHAQTLAIVLPVLWNEKRETKRAKLLQYAARVWNITEGSEDERIDAAIAATRHFFEQLGVPTRLSDYGLDGSSIPALLAKLEEHGMTALGENKDITLEVSRRIYEAAR; the protein is encoded by the coding sequence ATGAATAATTTCGATCTACATACCCCAACCCGCATCCTGTTTGGTAAAGGCGCCATCGACAACCTGCGCGCTCAAATCCCGGCGGATGCCCGGATTCTGGTGACCTACGGCGGCGGCAGCGTGAAGAAAACCGGCGTGCTCGATCAGGTCCTCAACGCCCTGAACGGCTTCGACGTTCTGGAGTTTGGCGGGATTGAACCAAACCCCTCTTACGAAACGCTGATGAAGGCGGTGAAAATCGCCCGTGAACAAAACGTCACCTTCCTGCTCGCCGTCGGCGGCGGTTCGGTACTGGATGGCACCAAATTCATCGCCGCGGCGGCGCACTATGATGAAAACGTCGATCCGTGGGAAATTCTCGAAACCTACGGCAGCCATGTGACAAGCGCTATTCCGATGGGCTCCGTGCTGACGCTGCCGGCAACCGGTTCCGAATCCAATAAAGGCGCCGTGGTTTCGCGTAAAACCACCGGTGACAAACGCGCCTTTATGTCTTCTCATGTGCAGCCGGTGTTTGCGATCCTCGATCCGGTTTACACCTATACCCTGCCGCCGCGTCAGGTGGCCAATGGCGTTGTTGACGCATTTGTCCATACCGTTGAACAGTACGTCACCTATCCGGTCGATGGCAAAATTCAGGATCGCTTTGCCGAAGGCATCCTGCTGACCCTGATTGAAGAGGGCCCGAAAGCGCTGAAAGAACCAGAAAATTACGACGTTCGCGCCAATATCATGTGGGCCGCGACCCAGGCGTTAAACGGCCTGATCGGTGCCGGTGTTCCCCAGGACTGGGCAACGCATATGCTGGGTCACGAACTGACCGCGATGCATGGCCTCGACCATGCCCAGACGCTGGCTATCGTGCTGCCAGTATTGTGGAATGAAAAACGCGAGACTAAACGCGCGAAGCTGCTGCAGTATGCCGCCCGCGTCTGGAATATTACCGAGGGTTCTGAAGACGAACGTATCGATGCCGCGATCGCCGCGACGCGTCACTTCTTCGAACAGCTCGGCGTACCGACCCGTCTTTCCGACTACGGTCTGGACGGTAGCTCCATTCCGGCGTTACTGGCTAAACTGGAAGAGCACGGCATGACGGCGCTGGGTGAAAATAAGGATATCACCCTTGAGGTCAGCCGCCGGATTTACGAGGCGGCACGCTAA
- a CDS encoding AraC family transcriptional regulator, which translates to MNRAEICQLLTEKVNALKDKEENLSALLPDIRLLYGTQPGTRTPVMYQPGIVFLFSGHKIGYINERTFRYDTNEYLLLTVPLPFECETFATPEVPLAGLRLNVDILQLQELLMDIGEDALFQPSMASSGINSAALSEEILCAAERLLDVMERPLDARILGKQIIREILYYVLTGPCGGALLALVSRQTHFSLISRVLKRIESQYTENLSVDQLAAEANMSVSAFHHNFKSVTSTSPLQYLKSYRLHKARMLMIHDGMKASAAAMRVGYESASQFSREFKRYFGMTPGEDAARIRTIQGM; encoded by the coding sequence ATGAACCGCGCCGAGATATGCCAGCTGCTGACGGAAAAGGTTAATGCACTGAAAGATAAAGAAGAAAATCTCAGCGCGCTGCTGCCCGATATTCGCCTGTTGTACGGCACGCAGCCGGGTACCCGCACGCCGGTAATGTACCAGCCAGGCATTGTTTTTCTCTTTTCAGGTCATAAAATTGGCTACATCAATGAGCGGACTTTCCGCTATGACACCAATGAATACCTGCTGTTGACGGTGCCGCTGCCGTTTGAGTGCGAGACCTTCGCGACGCCAGAGGTGCCGCTTGCGGGATTGCGCCTGAATGTGGATATTCTTCAGCTACAGGAGCTGTTGATGGACATTGGCGAGGACGCGCTGTTTCAGCCCTCGATGGCCTCCAGCGGCATCAACTCGGCGGCGCTATCGGAGGAGATCCTGTGCGCGGCGGAAAGGCTGCTGGATGTGATGGAGCGGCCGCTGGATGCGCGTATTCTCGGCAAACAGATCATCCGCGAGATCCTCTATTACGTGCTCACCGGGCCATGCGGCGGGGCGCTGCTGGCGCTGGTCAGCCGACAAACCCACTTCAGCCTGATTAGCCGCGTCCTGAAGCGCATTGAAAGCCAGTACACCGAAAACCTCAGTGTCGATCAACTGGCGGCGGAGGCCAACATGAGCGTCTCGGCGTTTCATCATAATTTCAAATCGGTGACCAGCACCTCACCGCTGCAGTACCTCAAAAGCTATCGCTTACATAAGGCGCGGATGCTGATGATTCATGACGGGATGAAAGCCAGCGCCGCGGCGATGCGCGTCGGCTACGAGAGCGCGTCGCAGTTTAGCCGTGAATTTAAACGCTATTTTGGTATGACGCCGGGAGAAGATGCGGCGCGGATCAGAACGATTCAGGGCATGTGA